Within Planococcus citri chromosome 2, ihPlaCitr1.1, whole genome shotgun sequence, the genomic segment TGGGCAGTAGCAGTAGGAATGCAGTTCTTCAATCTTCCTAGAAATTGTCATGTGGGTGGTTGATATGGTGCCACTCAAATGATTCTAAAAcaaacatttcaatttattaCATGGATTTGATTGTGATTTGTGGGTTGTATCTATAACTTATATATCACATGTACTTCTCCtttttcaagtagaaaaatgtttcattgtTCAAATATGTTGCATAACTCTTTGTATTTTTACAGGATGCCTTATTGATGTTTTCAGAAATATTGAATTCACCTAAGTACGCTTTGTATGGTATACAAAAAGGTGGTCCATTATCATTGGTACATTTACTGCTGatataacattttttacaaacaaatatgaaaaatgtcaaaaataaccCGATGTGGATGTGAACCAAAAGTAGAGTTCTCAAAACCATGAATATAATTGTTGAAAACAGAATCTCTGCATTTCAGATTAATGCACTCTGCGCACTGCACAGTGTCTGTTTGCCTGTAGCCTACAGATTTTGTATTGATCTGTCTGCTATTTTGAACttacaaaatgaaaaccttGAGAATAAATCCGCTAAACAATATGATTACAAAGCTCTTACCTAAAACTTCGGGGTAATATTCAAGCATCGTTTGTCAATTACAAATAATTCATCGGGAATTTCAAAAGCTGCAGGCAGCTGCGGGATTGTTTCCTCCtacaaatataaaattaattaaacgctTGCAACTCAGATTGGCCAACATTTACAAAAACAACAGATAActcttaaataaaaaaaaaatcacagacattattttaaaacctaagtattttgcaataattcaaaaaaaaaaaaatcatcttcccATGTATGATGATACTCTTATCATCAAAGTCTGTCTTTGTCTTCTATTCATTGATAGCTCACAGGCTGCAGGCtgtaaaacaaaattaataGATTTAGGATTTTATTTGAAGATGAAATCAATAATCAAGTTTTCATACTCACTAGTATACCTGGTGATATTTTTCAGCACTCAGAGTCAACAATAttgtaggttttgaaaattggctGGTTTAGtgagataattttcaaattcatgtctTATTGTGGAGTGATGATATAATGCCGTTGACAGCAGAGCAGATTAATTTTCAACACCCTTTACACAATTCCTGTCATTATATTGATTTAGTCTCCGTGGTAAAATGAGGTGTAAAATACGTCATTTTCAACCTGaagtaaaaacaataaaatatgtatgtacatacaaagtaGATATCTTCAAAGGAGTGcgaaaattaggaaaaaacacaaatttctcACTTTATTGAATACTTAAATTTTGTATGTAATACACACTTTTTCAATCATGATTCATGAAGCTTTAATCAAGACTTGGACATTGATAGATCTGGCCAGTGAACAAATTAAAATACAGgatagatgaaaaatttcgaattattaGTCTTGAATTACTATACTAAATTAGAAGTTGTGCAGGATGTATAAAAGCGACTGTACTGCTAGAAGATTGAATCTTCTTCATCTGCGCAAACATCAACATTGTTGAATCAAATACCTAAATCATAAACTTTTGTAAAATACTTATTAGAAGAATTATaatcaataaaatcaaattaaattaatacCTATGTGTATAAAGAAGTAATGTGtaatacaaaaaatacatacttacctacaagGAAGTAATATGAAACATGTAGGGTTAATTGCACATTACAAAGATGATGAAGAAAAGGAATACTTCAAAATAAACAAGAAACAAATGCAAATACTTTAATATGCTAATAATAAAACAGAACATAAAAACACAATATTATCTTACTAcctagaaattttgataaaaagatcTTTCGTAGTGACACAACAACAACTGTAACTATAGATATAGGGAGGGGGAATGTAAGAATTTTTAGTAATTGCTAGTTACTGATTTCTTTGTGAATTTTGCTAATTACTTTtcgttacatttttttggaattacaaAAACCAACAATTTAATTCAAGGTAAATAAAGAAGCTCACAATTAccatttgtttttaaatgaacGTAATGAAAATTTGGGCTGTAAAAAGTCGATGTTAATCCTTACCGCAAATGGTTTGAAACATctcattttcggccattttaccacttcgttgaaaatttttgaaaatgagatacCTAATtgtctttttgatgttttaatcACGACCAGTTTATCCACTTGATGACCTGAAACCTAAATTTCATTCAGctaaaaatgacataaattgAGTAATTCGATGTATGTAGATAAATGAGTACCTACTGAAGAGGGGTCTAATGTTGATCCTCAAACACCCCTTATGTGAAATTCATACCACGAGACAGTATTTCTTGAATATGTGCTAATTTTAGATCCAAATTGTCATATTTTAGGAACCCTTGATTACCTATCTATGTGATTTctaattgaatgaaaatgttttaagtTATTAGGAGGACAACTTGTCGCGATTAAAGCAttggaaaatacaattttatttcaatttttaaaattcacgccGAAGTGGAATATTacccaaaaatgtgaaattttgaaccacCTGTGGTAGGGATTAACCTGAAGTCGACCACGTTGATTTGAAACCAAATGGCAACTTTTGTGACCACAAGCTTTTCAGATTCCTGTTTTTTGAGCCAAAAGTGACACCGAATAATAGAAGCTATCTatctctctctctatctctcaaaaaaatagataagtaaGTGGTGCATAAATATTttacttatgtacttacttttttccatcaaCATGATTTGGTGACTCCTATTGACAATAATTAACTAGGTAGTATGTAATTGCGTTGACTGAAATTGGCTTATAtctcaaattcaagaaatatcctAAAAAATCGTTACTATTTTCTAcgaaataaaattacgaaaaaataattgaaaaacatttacgATGCACAATAGCTCTGTTTAGGAAATACTAAGTTCGCCAACGTACCCAAGTCAGGTTCCCAATGAGCTAAAAGGAGCTGAATTGACGTGAAAAATACAGCAAATGAATTCAGCAAACTATTTGTAGAACTCATATTTATCGGGAAAATAAGCAAATATACTTACTACCGAACACTTTCTTTGCTAGTGAACAAATaggaattttgaaatctttcgaCTGTCAACGTGATTTAAATTTAGTGGGTTCCTTGTCTATAATAATTTGTGAAGTGCGATTATCTGGGAAGTCGTAAATATGCATAGTTTACTATTATTAAAACGTGTTGAGGtgtataaattttgttttgttccaTGCTCCAAACATTGGTCATGTAAATAATCCTCGTCTGGGTATTTTGctgctttttttcatttgcggaaaattttttccatcgccgaaaataaaagaaaaaacaacaataatggTACTTACTTGCCTTTCATCTGATGCTTTGGTAAATTAAGGGAAATATGCTTGAGTTCCAGGGTGTCTACAGcacgaaaaaagcacgaaatttgaaaatgacccaaaaaagtacgaaaaaacgtcaaaaatgtacgaaatttacgaaatttgtacgaaattttgaaaggattccATTGTTAATTTGCCTGCCGACAAAATCACCAatatatcctcaaaattcttaccatattgtttcaaaaaattgtggtttcaaagtgaaaaaataaaattctcacatatatacttctcgaaatacattttttcaatagttttcactTTCACTGGCGCCTGTtctctgattttaaaaaaaaaaatctaaattcacaTCCTAGAAAAATCTttccaattcgaaaattttaaaaaccaaaaaacgaactctttgcattaaaaaacattgtttttttatacctagctctttcaaaatacgaattttccaaagtttttgccctcgcttcgctcgggcctttactttttttttcaatgtgtcgttttcaagtcttttgaaatcaaattttcaaattttttttcttcttttaaaataggaaaaaaatcacatttgagcccccaaaaattcagaacagaaagtgaaaatttttgtaagtcttaTGATTATGACATCAGTCagcaaaatgggtatttttttccctatttctgttgaccaattttcaatcaGACCCCTCCTCTTCTCAAAAGACCTGTATGGGCAAATTATATTCGTTTCGGTCTCGCATTGGCTCTTGACGGCCCAGTTCACACTGCTCAgcacgttcaaattttgatttttgtgggcgaaatgacatgatacaccccctcccctttatGTAGATTCAAAGtatgattattaaaaatatattgtacgaaaaaaatacgataaaagtacgaaaaaagtacgaaattttgttttttggatttagtagacactctgagTTCATTCAGATGGGTCAACTTGAACAGGTAAACACAGTTCCAAATGCTCATAACAAGTTTTTGGATCTTGTCATTACCAaaccgaatttgaatttttgaaaattcgccgaAATCGAAGCAGTTGAATTTGCAAGTCCCCCCACCCCATTTTCGAGAAGTAATGAACTGttctgaaattattcaaaagtgatgtGGCGACCTATCAAattgggttgaaatttcacgaaaatttcaagtatttctacaaaaaagtttttagagcattttttgaaaaactatgagCCAAAACTTGGTCAATgtgtttgagatttttgaataagtaagtTCATTTCAACGtatcaaaatgggatgaaaatttcactaaaacaCCAAATATCtccacgaaaatattttttgaacatttttgagcaattgGAGCTCGAAACTATGtcatgatttttgtgattttcgaaaaagtgtgttgcttcttttcaaaatcggtcaaattttcgtcaaaaattccaattacgtccccaaaaatgttttttcgagcttttttaagaattttgtaTCCGAAATTGGATAATAATTGGAGGAGGTTTCCGAAAAAGATGTCAtgtgatctatcaaaatggTTTTTAATTCCAGCTGAGAATCATCCAACAATTTCTATGAAacctttttgaacatttctgtaaaattttgagtCTAATGAAAAAACGTATTTCTAGTAATGAATATTTGGTTTTCTTACTAACtctcaacccattttgataagtcaaaTTACATCttcaaaattcgcaaaattcaTGATccaatttcgagctcaaaattcttttaaaaaactgaaaaaaaacatttttgtggaaatatttgGTGTTTTCGCGAAATTGTCACTCCATTTTGATTCATCGAATTacactgatttcaaaaatctcaaaaataatcgtgctcaaaattttttttttaaatgttcaaagaacatttttgtggaaatatttggtgtttttgcgaaattttactccattttgatgtatcgaagtacaatttttccaatatctcaaaaattatgacccagttttgggctcaaaattcttcaaaaatgctcgaaaaacatGTTCGTAAAAATATTCGATTCTCGAGTGAGAAAATATTCCTCGTTCTCTTCGTTTTCTACTCACCTGGTGAACAGACGTTCTtctgttctatttttttcatctaattaagtgttggattttttacatgtattttgataatttttttgtaatttgaattaGAAATAATTACTTTTATTTGTGATGTTGAAAGCCGAATTAAAAGaccatgatttaaaaattatgatcgAGAATTATCTTCCGGAATTATCGAGTTCAgacatttattttcaagagGTCACCGTTCACTTTTGGACATCCAAATAGAGCAAAATATAcgttttttgtcgattttttttgactattttgcacCTCTCTAATGGATAGTGAAACTTACGTcatagtatttttaaaaaatattccagCAATGGGTCTCCCtattttttccatgatttttttaaatcttctcCCCCTCTCAACCCCCTCAAAATATgcgcgaaaaaaattgataaaattctcaCATGAGCCTTTTACAtagtgacaattttttgtgaaaatttcgagatGATTGGTTCACCTCTTCCcgatataaaaaatattgaattttttgcttttggggaggggggaaaaTCTTTTGGAGGTGGTTTTACACCATAACCAACATTTCAAGTAAGTTTCGTCCAAAATCACCTACTTACCCGAGGATGCcctcgaaaatgtttttatttttatttttaggatgatgaattgtgaaataaaaatagTTTGTGTTGAGTTACAAGATTCCTACCCTACTTAAATTATTCTACAAGTCGTTTCTAACCCCTAGTCTCATTTCTCTTTCTTCATCCTACTTGTTATTTACTCTTGCCTATTTATTTATCCTTGACACACTCGATTCTAAAACTGTTAATTTCTTGCATAAAACACACCCTATGAATTTGTAACAATAAGTACCAGAACATTGATCAacttaaaaaattactttaatttTTACAGTAATAAAAATGCTATATTtatacggggggggggggaggttgaaGACGAAGCTGATTTGGAATCTGCGCTGTCACGAGTGATACCTTTTTGACACGTGATGATTTCGACTGATCTGTGATtctatttttaagatttttttttttactgatttcaGCAAGTATCTTCATGTTTAAGCAGCAgctgaaaaataatattgaattaaAACCACCGATCAACACACATAGAATATTGAGGTCAAGTTATTCTGTGAACAAACCTTCTACCATCGGAGGTTGAGCCTCCACAGCAGGTGCAGGTTCTCCTGGAGCTGGCTCCGGTGTACTTTCTGCTGGAGCTGGCTCAGCAGCCGGCACACTTTCAGCGCCTTCTGCAGCTGGAGCATTTTCTGCAGCTGGAGGTGCATCAGTTGGTGGAGCACCTTCGGCCGGTGCTTCCCCAGCTCCTTCAGCAGGTGCTTCTCCAGCGCCTTCAGCGGGGGCTCCTTCTGCAGGTGCAGCTGATGGGTCGCCGTTTTCTGCGGGAGCTCCTTCAGCTCCCTCGATATGAAAATCGTCTACGACAAATAAACAATTAAggaaattacttacttgatgGATGGTAGAAAGATGAGGAAAAGAGTAGAAAGAATGTTGGTTATTTTATTACCTTCCTCGATGGATTTTTGTTTCTTGATACTTTCTTTGACGACTGATTTCAAATACGGTTCAGGAATAGCACTAACAGTGGTGACTAGTTTCTCCAAGAGGTCATCCACAGACGAGACGGTATCGTGGGTGACAACTTCTTTCAAATATGTCCATAATTCTACGTAGGAGAGAAAATCAACGCGAAATGAGACATTTGGTATCATAAATTATTAATCAGGGTGAAAATCAACGCGAAATGAGACATTTGGTATCATAAATTATTAATCAGGGTTGccattattattgttatttttttgagtataCCTTCTGGTGCAGGAGAAGGAGGTTCTGGCTCAGGTTCCGGTTCCTCTATAACAGGTTCTTCTAGAATGGGTTCAGGTGTAGCACATAGTGACCCTTCGGAAATTCCAGCATCGGATTTACCATCAAGATCAGTATGGTCACTATCACCAATGGTGGCTGTATCGTCGTGGGTGGCACAGCTTTCATCTTCGCTTTCTCCTTCGCCCTGtgtgattttttgtaaactgaTTCAGTATCGTGTTTACCCATATTTGAATATGGTGCTTCAACAATGAGCTTACCAATTCGCTGATTGAATTACCCGGTTTTTTATAGTTTCGTTCCAAACTCGAGGTACATGCTTGATTGAAAGGTATCAGGTATGGGTACTGGATTTGGAGattttatgtacatacaatcTGGGTAGGACTAGTTCTGATCGAGTTACGAGAGATTTTAGAGTGGTAGATTCGAGTTTTTGTGTGCCAAATTATCATGGTTTGgcaaaaatatcacttttgtAGTGTGACGAGGTTTTAAAATGGAAGGTTTTGCCCCTCTGAAGTAATATAGATGCCCCTCGCCTTCCTAATCTTGACTATGGCCAACCAGTGAGGTCTTAATTTCTACCTTTTCTCgaggtaggtactcaatttgAATCAATCGAGACTTTCAAgcaaatttcttttgaaaaaaattacttactgaaacTGGTTCAACTGGCTATTCCTATAATGTCtcgttattatttattttcggAATTTAATAACTgagtttaaaaagttgaaaacgtgAATAATACAGATTTGAAAGTGGGCAAAAAAGTGCT encodes:
- the wupA gene encoding troponin I 2 isoform X2 yields the protein MADDERKRIEEAKKAKQAEIDRKRAEVRKRMEEASKAKKAKKGFMTPDRKKKLRLLLRKKAAEELKKEQERKAAERRRIIEERCGTPKDVDNASEEKLKQICQEYHKRISQLEATKIDVEFEVQKKEFEIADLNSQVNDLRGKFVKPTLKKVSKYENKFAKLQKKAAEFNFRNQLKVVKKKEFTLEEEDKEKKPDWSKKGDEKKGEGESEDESCATHDDTATIGDSDHTDLDGKSDAGISEGSLCATPEPILEEPVIEEPEPEPEPPSPAPEELWTYLKEVVTHDTVSSVDDLLEKLVTTVSAIPEPYLKSVVKESIKKQKSIEEDDFHIEGAEGAPAENGDPSAAPAEGAPAEGAGEAPAEGAGEAPAEGAPPTDAPPAAENAPAAEGAESVPAAEPAPAESTPEPAPGEPAPAVEAQPPMVEAAA
- the wupA gene encoding troponin I 2 isoform X3, with protein sequence MADDERKRIEEAKKAKQAEIDRKRAEVRKRMEEASKAKKAKKGFMTPDRKKKLRLLLRKKAAEELKKEQERKAAERRRIIEERCGTPKDVDNASEDLIKRIINDYYQRINKLEEDKFDLEYVVKRKDAEIADLNSQVNDLRGKFVKPTLKKVSKYENKFAKLQKKAAEFNFRNQLKVVKKKEFTLEEEDKEKKPDWSKKGDEKKGEGESEDESCATHDDTATIGDSDHTDLDGKSDAGISEGSLCATPEPILEEPVIEEPEPEPEPPSPAPEELWTYLKEVVTHDTVSSVDDLLEKLVTTVSAIPEPYLKSVVKESIKKQKSIEEDDFHIEGAEGAPAENGDPSAAPAEGAPAEGAGEAPAEGAGEAPAEGAPPTDAPPAAENAPAAEGAESVPAAEPAPAESTPEPAPGEPAPAVEAQPPMVEAAA
- the wupA gene encoding troponin I 2 isoform X4, which codes for MADDERKRIEEAKKAKQAEIDRKRAEVRKRMEEASKAKKAKKGFMTPDRKKKLRLLLRKKAAEELKKEQERKAAERRRIIEERCGTPKDVDNASEEQLKSIIKQYYDRMYKCESQKWDLEYEVKNLDKEIADLNSQVNDLRGKFVKPTLKKVSKYENKFAKLQKKAAEFNFRNQLKVVKKKEFTLEEEDKEKKPDWSKKGDEKKGEGESEDESCATHDDTATIGDSDHTDLDGKSDAGISEGSLCATPEPILEEPVIEEPEPEPEPPSPAPEELWTYLKEVVTHDTVSSVDDLLEKLVTTVSAIPEPYLKSVVKESIKKQKSIEEDDFHIEGAEGAPAENGDPSAAPAEGAPAEGAGEAPAEGAGEAPAEGAPPTDAPPAAENAPAAEGAESVPAAEPAPAESTPEPAPGEPAPAVEAQPPMVEAAA
- the wupA gene encoding troponin I 2 isoform X5 codes for the protein MADDEAKKAKQAEIDRKRAEVRKRMEEASKAKKAKKGFMTPDRKKKLRLLLRKKAAEELKKEQERKAAERRRIIEERCGTPKDVDNASEDDLAEIVTELWNKVFKLEGEKFDLEREFRMKAYEIADLNSQVNDLRGKFVKPTLKKVSKYENKFAKLQKKAAEFNFRNQLKVVKKKEFTLEEEDKEKKPDWSKKGDEKKGEGESEDESCATHDDTATIGDSDHTDLDGKSDAGISEGSLCATPEPILEEPVIEEPEPEPEPPSPAPEELWTYLKEVVTHDTVSSVDDLLEKLVTTVSAIPEPYLKSVVKESIKKQKSIEEDDFHIEGAEGAPAENGDPSAAPAEGAPAEGAGEAPAEGAGEAPAEGAPPTDAPPAAENAPAAEGAESVPAAEPAPAESTPEPAPGEPAPAVEAQPPMVEAAA
- the wupA gene encoding troponin I 2 isoform X1: MADDERKRIEEAKKAKQAEIDRKRAEVRKRMEEASKAKKAKKGFMTPDRKKKLRLLLRKKAAEELKKEQERKAAERRRIIEERCGTPKDVDNASEDDLAEIVTELWNKVFKLEGEKFDLEREFRMKAYEIADLNSQVNDLRGKFVKPTLKKVSKYENKFAKLQKKAAEFNFRNQLKVVKKKEFTLEEEDKEKKPDWSKKGDEKKGEGESEDESCATHDDTATIGDSDHTDLDGKSDAGISEGSLCATPEPILEEPVIEEPEPEPEPPSPAPEELWTYLKEVVTHDTVSSVDDLLEKLVTTVSAIPEPYLKSVVKESIKKQKSIEEDDFHIEGAEGAPAENGDPSAAPAEGAPAEGAGEAPAEGAGEAPAEGAPPTDAPPAAENAPAAEGAESVPAAEPAPAESTPEPAPGEPAPAVEAQPPMVEAAA
- the wupA gene encoding troponin I 2 isoform X7 gives rise to the protein MADDEAKKAKQAEIDRKRAEVRKRMEEASKAKKAKKGFMTPDRKKKLRLLLRKKAAEELKKEQERKAAERRRIIEERCGTPKDVDNASEEQLKSIIKQYYDRMYKCESQKWDLEYEVKNLDKEIADLNSQVNDLRGKFVKPTLKKVSKYENKFAKLQKKAAEFNFRNQLKVVKKKEFTLEEEDKEKKPDWSKKGDEKKGEGESEDESCATHDDTATIGDSDHTDLDGKSDAGISEGSLCATPEPILEEPVIEEPEPEPEPPSPAPEELWTYLKEVVTHDTVSSVDDLLEKLVTTVSAIPEPYLKSVVKESIKKQKSIEEDDFHIEGAEGAPAENGDPSAAPAEGAPAEGAGEAPAEGAGEAPAEGAPPTDAPPAAENAPAAEGAESVPAAEPAPAESTPEPAPGEPAPAVEAQPPMVEAAA
- the wupA gene encoding troponin I 2 isoform X6 — translated: MADDEAKKAKQAEIDRKRAEVRKRMEEASKAKKAKKGFMTPDRKKKLRLLLRKKAAEELKKEQERKAAERRRIIEERCGTPKDVDNASEDLIKRIINDYYQRINKLEEDKFDLEYVVKRKDAEIADLNSQVNDLRGKFVKPTLKKVSKYENKFAKLQKKAAEFNFRNQLKVVKKKEFTLEEEDKEKKPDWSKKGDEKKGEGESEDESCATHDDTATIGDSDHTDLDGKSDAGISEGSLCATPEPILEEPVIEEPEPEPEPPSPAPEELWTYLKEVVTHDTVSSVDDLLEKLVTTVSAIPEPYLKSVVKESIKKQKSIEEDDFHIEGAEGAPAENGDPSAAPAEGAPAEGAGEAPAEGAGEAPAEGAPPTDAPPAAENAPAAEGAESVPAAEPAPAESTPEPAPGEPAPAVEAQPPMVEAAA